CGCGGGAGGTTGAGGTTTCTCAGACAGCGAATGTAAATTATCGGCAACTAAATCTCAACATAAAGCACCAAATAGGGGCGACGCCGCTGGGAAAAAGAATCCCGCACGGAAGGCGGGAAGTGTTCGCTATTATCATTATGGATGATAAGAATAAGATTTGAGGTGCGACGAAAAAGAGCATGCTAACTCTTTTTTGTTACCGTCCCACGCTAGCGGAAGGCTTATTTTTCTTCAAGAAAAATCTGAGGTAAGTATCGGCATTTTCGAGGCGTTTTGCGTTAAAACAAGATTTTGGCGCGTCTGCCGTCTCGCGCGCCATCATCTCGGAGTTTTCCTTATACTTCGTCCGGGAAAGCCCCGCTATAGTCAATAGAGTCACCCACGCAGGAATACACAACATGAACAAACGTCGTACGACCCTCACGGTGTTGGCGCTGATCGCGTCGCTGGGGTTGTCATCCGCTCCGGCTCTGGCCGATAAAGGCGGCAATGGTAACGGCAACGGTAATGGCCATGGCAACAGCGGCAATAACGGTAACCATGGCAATAACGGCAATCACGGTAACAAAGGCAATAAAGACCATTATGATAACGGCGTTTATCGCAACGACGACAATCTGATCACCGTCAACCTCTCGCGCGATCGCGCCCGTTCGCTGGCGCACAACTATGGCCTGACCGGCTACCGCTCGTTGCCGCCGGGCATCGCCAAGAATCTGGCGCGCGGTAAACCGCTGCCGCCGGGCATCGCTAAGAAAGTGGTGCCGCGCTCTATGCTGCGTGAGCTGCCGCAGTACCCGGGGTATGAGTGGCGTATCGCCGGCGACGATCTGGTGCTGGTCGCACTCAGCACCGCGATTGTGGCTTCCGTTATCAATGGCGTGTTCGACTAACATCTGTCGAGCGTTATCGGGCCTCGCTGCGGCGGGGCCTTTTTATTTGCCAGCGCGGGGCTGACGTGGTGAACTTTAGCCCTGACTTTTCACTGCATCATAAGGGAGGTGCCATGTTCAGGGCGTTATTGATCGCCTGTTGTTTGACCAGTTTTCCGGCGTTGGCGGACGGCGCTGCCGCTATCGGCGAACTGGTGAACCAACGGTTGTCGTTGATGAAAGATGTTGCCGGTTACAAGGCGCAGCAACATTTGCCGATCGAAGACCTGGCGCAGGAGGCGAAGGTATTGGCCAGCGCGCAGGCGGAAGCGGGGCGTTTGGGGCTTGAGCCTGCGTCGGTGCGGCCTTTCATCGCCGCGCAGATGGACGCCGCCAAGGCGATTCAGTATCGCTATCGCGCCGACTGGCTGGCGAGCCCGGAACACGGGTGGCAGCCGCGCCCGTTGGCGCAGGTGCGCCCGCAGATTGCGCGGTTGAGCAGCCAGATATTGCAAAAGTTGGCGGAGCGGCTGCGCGCCGGCCCGCTTGGCGAAGCGGATCGGGCGGCGTTTATGGCGTCCGTTGAGCAGGTAAATCTCAGCGCTGCCGACAAACGGCGATTGGCGGATGCGCTGCTGGCGGTCAAAGCCGGCAGCGCACGCTGAGCGTCAGTCGCGGCCGATGGTGCTGCGGCGGAAGGTCAGCATCCGGCTGCGGTTGGCGATGAGATCCACGTTGTAGCCACGGAAATAGAGACAAAAACGTTTCAACCACGGGCCGTCCTGGCACTCCACCAGCATGCGGCCCTGGCCCAGCGGGCTGAGTGTACCGGTCTGCGCCGCCGGGCCGACGCCGATATGTACCCGATCGCCGCGAATTTCAAAAGCGGTACGATAGTGCGGGTGATACCACAGCCCCTGCACATGCTTCAGGCAGTCGCCGTTGGCCGTGACCGGCAAAAAACGGCGCGCTACATGCCCAACCTCACCCTCGACCGCTTCGCCGGTCCACTTCAATTTTATCGGCATATGGGCGGACAGCGACACCGCGTATCCATCCTCGCCCTGATACAGCGGTTCGCCGCTGCCCAGATAGGCCAGGTTACCGTCTTTGACCTCCAGCCAGTGCGGTTCGGCCAGTGCGGCGTAAAGGCCGTCGGGGATCGCCGCGCTGCGCTGCGGCAGCGGTTCGCCCAGCAGCGCCGCCATCACCTGCAGGACCATACCGAAACTGTCGCAGTCTTCGCGGTTGGCGACCAGCGCGACGCCGGCCCGGCGGTCGGGCGCCAGCAAGAAATAGGTTTTATAACCGGCGTGGGAACCGCCGTGACCGAGCAAGCGGCGGCGGCCCAGCGGAGTCTGCGCCAGTCCCAGTCCATAGGCACTGAGCTGGCCCTGATTAAGGCGACGTGGTGCGCCGAGTTGCACCAGCACGCCCTGGCCGGGGCCCCGGTCGGCCAGCAGCGTCTGCAGCCAGCGGGTAAGGGCGTTGAGGCTGCCGGTCAGGCTGCCGGAGGCGGAAAGGTGCAGGCCGGCGCTGGCGTGTTGCCAGCCCTGCGGCGCACGCCAGTAACCCGGCACCAATCCCGGCACCACGTCGAACCAGCTTTCCGGCGCCCGCATTTGCACCTGCAGCGGCTGAGCGATGTGTTGTTGCACCAGTTGGTCGAAATCATAGCCTTTGCTGCGTAGCGCCGCCTCCAGCAGCCGATAGCCGGTATTGCTGTAGGCGATCTCGCTGCCGGCTTCGTAGTTCAGCTTCTCCAGCCCTTCGACAAACTGCATGACTGGTTGCGCCTCGCTGACGGCATGCAGCGAGATGCCGAGCAAACCGAGCGTTTCGCGCACGTC
The sequence above is drawn from the Serratia sp. FDAARGOS_506 genome and encodes:
- a CDS encoding anti-virulence regulator CigR family protein, whose product is MNKRRTTLTVLALIASLGLSSAPALADKGGNGNGNGNGHGNSGNNGNHGNNGNHGNKGNKDHYDNGVYRNDDNLITVNLSRDRARSLAHNYGLTGYRSLPPGIAKNLARGKPLPPGIAKKVVPRSMLRELPQYPGYEWRIAGDDLVLVALSTAIVASVINGVFD
- a CDS encoding chorismate mutase encodes the protein MFRALLIACCLTSFPALADGAAAIGELVNQRLSLMKDVAGYKAQQHLPIEDLAQEAKVLASAQAEAGRLGLEPASVRPFIAAQMDAAKAIQYRYRADWLASPEHGWQPRPLAQVRPQIARLSSQILQKLAERLRAGPLGEADRAAFMASVEQVNLSAADKRRLADALLAVKAGSAR
- a CDS encoding serine hydrolase; this translates as MSVTPLNWRAAGALAEQLLAGWQRRGEPGGAIALFDAEQLRATACAGLADLAQNTPFTADSVVRYASVTKHIFAALALNATERAIRLDQRLGELLPALQPALADVTVGQALDMTGGLPDVRETLGLLGISLHAVSEAQPVMQFVEGLEKLNYEAGSEIAYSNTGYRLLEAALRSKGYDFDQLVQQHIAQPLQVQMRAPESWFDVVPGLVPGYWRAPQGWQHASAGLHLSASGSLTGSLNALTRWLQTLLADRGPGQGVLVQLGAPRRLNQGQLSAYGLGLAQTPLGRRRLLGHGGSHAGYKTYFLLAPDRRAGVALVANREDCDSFGMVLQVMAALLGEPLPQRSAAIPDGLYAALAEPHWLEVKDGNLAYLGSGEPLYQGEDGYAVSLSAHMPIKLKWTGEAVEGEVGHVARRFLPVTANGDCLKHVQGLWYHPHYRTAFEIRGDRVHIGVGPAAQTGTLSPLGQGRMLVECQDGPWLKRFCLYFRGYNVDLIANRSRMLTFRRSTIGRD